The DNA segment CCACCTTGCTGATCATCCACCACACGCCGTCGCCGAACTGCCAGGAACTGTTCGAGGCCGTCGTGTCCGGGGCCACCGCGCCCGAGATCGAGGGCGTCCGCGTGGTCCGGCGCGCCGCCCTCGCCGCGACCGCCGCCGACGTGCTGGCCGCCGACGGCTACCTCCTCGGCACCCCGGCCAACCTCGGCTACATGTCCGGCGCCCTCAAGTATTTCTTCGACCAGATCTACTACCCCTGCCTGGACGACACCCGGGGCCGCCCCTTCGGCTACTGGGTGCACGGCGGCAACGACGTGACCGGAGCGGTCCGCTCGATCGAGACCGTCACCACCGGCCTCGGCTGGCGCCGCGCCGCCGAGCCGGTCACCGTCACCGGCACGCCGGGCAGGGACGCCACCGAGGCGTGCTGGGAACTCGGCGCGGTCCTCGCGGCGGGCCTGGCCGGCTGACGCCGGGGTCCCCCGTTCGGCGGTGCCCCGCACACCCCGCGCGGCCCCCGCCCCGCCCGGCGCCGGACCGGAGACCCGCTGGTCCCGGCCCCCGCCACCGGCCGGACGGAGGTGCGGGCCCGGGACCCCTGGCCGACGATGGGCACGAGGCCGCGTCCCCCCGGACGTGGTCGCGTCCCGTCGTACGTCGTCTGAACCGAGGGAGCGTCGGATGCGAGCGGACGGCCACGCACACCGGCGGCCCGCGCCCGGCGGGCAGGACACCGACCGGCGCACCACCGAACGGCTCTTGCGCGACGGCGCCCGCGAGATCGCCGAGGTCGCCGACGGCGTACGCGCCGTCGCCGAACGCACCGCGGACGCCCTGCTCGCCCCACCTCACCGACGCGCCGCCCGCCATCCCCGTACGGGACTCACCGCGCGCTGGGCGCTGCTGCGCGTCCTGACGGACCCGCGCGGTCTGGGCGCCCCCGCCGGGGCCGCGCGCAGAAGGCTCGCCCGGCTGGTCGGCGCCCGCCGGGGCGGGGAGCCGCTGGCCGCGCTGATGGCCGTCACCTCCCTGCGGCTGCGCATCGCCGCCGTGCTCACCGGCCACCCCGAACTCGCCCGCGACCCCGGCATGCGCCGCCTCACCGAGGCCCTCGGCACCAAGGGCGACCGCGAGGCCGTACGCGCCCTGCGCACCCTCTTCCGGGACCCCGGCGCCCAGCGCGCTCTCGCCGCGCTCACCCCCGTACTGGACGAACTCCTGCGCGTGCGAGCCCTGTTGGACGCCGAACCGATCGTCCGCGCGGAACCCGAGATCCACGCGGGCCAGGGCACGGCCGAGGCGGTGAGCCTCACCGACCGGGAGAAGCAGACACTCGCCACCGAGGGCTCGCTGCTCGGCTTCCTGCGCAACATCGACACCCTCGCCCCCGAGGGCCGCGTCCTCGTGCAGAACGTGCGCGGTCCCGACGGTGTGGTCCGGTACGTCGTCCAGGCCCCCGGCACCAGTTCCGGCCGCCCCCGGCACGGCTCCCGGCGCGATGTCGTCGGCGCCTGGCGGGAGCAGCTCACCGCCGACTCGCCGTACACCCGCGCGCTGCGGCCCGCCATCGAGGAGCACGGCATCCCGCGCGGCGCCGAACTCGCCCTGATCGGGCACGGCGAGGGCGGTACCGCACTGCTCAACCTCGCGCGGGACGCCGGATTCTGCCGCGCCTACCGGCTCACCCACGTCATCGCGGTCGGCGCGCCGGACCCCGCCGGACGCCCCGCCGACCCCCGCACCTGGGTCGGCCACGTCACCAACGAGCACGACCTCGTCCCGGCGGCCGCCCCCGCCGACCCGCACCCGAACCGGTACGACGCCCGCTACACCGGGCCGACCCGCGCCTTCCCGGAGTCCCACCTGCTGCGCGAGTACATCGGCCATCTGCGCACCGTCGCCCCCGAGGCCCGCGCGCACCTGGACGAGGCCCTCACACCGTTCCGGGGCCCCGTCGTGCGCAGCCAGGCGTACCAGCTCAAGGACCCGGCGCACCCCCCCGAGGGCCACCCCTTCCTCACCCTGCCGACCTCCTCGGTGCCGACCACCACCGGCCCGGTCGGCGTGCCCGTGCGCTACCAGGACACCGCCGCCGCCCACCTCTGCTTCCCGGTCGACACCGAGGCGGTACGGGCCCTACTGCCCGACGTGCCCTGGATGCGGCCCAGCGGCATCGGCCCGCGCACCCTCGCCGTGCTCTCGCTGTACGAGCACCGCTGCTCCACCCTCGGCCCGTACACCGAGATCGCGCTGTCCGTGCCGGTGGACGACCTGTGGCGGCCCCGCCCGGCCGACTTCGCCACCGACCTGCTGCGCCGCGCCGACCTGCGCCGCACCGGCCGCCACGTCCTCTCCCTCGCCGTCACCACCGAGGAGGCCCGGGTGGCGGCGCGCGAGCTGTGGGGGCAGCCCGCGATACGCGCCGCCGCCGAGGTCCACCTCACCGGCCCCCGGCTCCGGCTCAGCGCACCCGGCCTCGGCATCGCCGTCCTCGGCCGCCTCGGACCCGGCGTGCGCTGCCCCGAGCCGGACTGGGCGCTGTACGGGCGGCGCGGCGACAGCACCGTACGCACCGCGGTCCGCACCTCCGGGCGCCCCCGGCTGCACGCCGGGGCCGGGGTGCGGCTCCGGCTGGACACCGCCGCCGCCGAACCCATGGCCGGGCAGTTGCGCAGGCTCGGCATCGACACCGCCCGGCCGCTGTTCGTCGTGGCCTGCCCGCAGTTCATGGTCCACCGCGCCGCGGGTGCCGTCCTGCCGCGCTGAACCTCCGCCCCCGGGAGCCGTCATGGTGAGCCACTCCACGCCCACCCACCCGATCGCCGCCGAACTCCTTGACCGAATAGCCCAGTTGCGCACCGACGCCGACCTGATGGACGACTACGCCCGCCGCCTCCTCGCCACCGCGGCCGCCCTCAGCGGCCGGGTCGCCGCCCCGGAGTGGAGCAGACCCACCCTGGCCCGCCAGGCCGCCGCCTGCCGCACCACCGCCCGCCAACTCCGCCTCGCCGCAGAGACGTTGCTCAGCCAGAGCGGCCCCCGCCGGTCCCGGCCCCGCCGCCGCCCCGCCGTGCCCGCCGCGCTCCCGCCCACCGACCGTACCTGACGCGCCACGTCAAGGACGTTCGGGCATCCGGGTGGTAGCCCGTGGCGTCCTGGGCCGAACGGGTCGTGGCGGCCGGGGGAGTGCGCGCGAGGTCCGGATAATCACCGCTCATGCAGCTCGTGAACGCAGGTCAAGCGACCCGGCGCGCCCCCGTGGCCGTCACCGGACTCGGACTGGTCACCCCGGCCGGCGTCGGACAGGCGGCCGCCTGGGAGGGCCTGTGCGCCGGGACCTCCACGGCCACCGCCGACCCCGGACTCGACGGGCTGCCCGTGGCGTTCTCCTGCCAGGTGCCCGACCTCGACGCCCCCCGGCTGCTCGGCCACCGGCTCAGCCGCCGCCTGGACCGATTCACCACCTTCGCCCTGCTCGCCGCCCGTGAGGCCGTCGCCGACGCCGGACTCACCCCCGGCGACTGGGACGGCCCGCGCATCGGCATCGTCATGGGCGTCGGCACCGGCTCCATGCAGGGCTGGCAGGCCGAGTTCGACCGGCTCGCCGCCCGCGTCCCCGACCGGGTCTCCCCGCTCGCCCTGCCACGCAGCGTGCCCAACATGGCCGCCGCCGAGATCGCCCTCGACCTCGGCGCCACCGGACCCAACCTCGTCGTCTCGACCGCCTGCGCCTCCGGCACCAGCGCCATCGGGCTCGCCCGCGAGCTGCTGCTCTCCGGCGCCTGCGACCTCGTCCTGGCCGGCGGCAGCGAGTCCGCCCGGCTGCCGATGACCGCCGCCTGCTTCGCCCAGATGCGCGCCCTGTCCCGCCGCGCCGACGCCCCGCACGAGGCGTCCCGCCCCTTCGACCGCGACCGCGACGGCTTCGTGCTCGGAGAGGGCGCCGCCGTGCTCGTCCTGGAACGCACCGCCGACGCCCGCGCCCGCGCAGCCCGGCCCACCGCCCTGGTCGCCGGGTACGGCGCCTCCTGCGACGCCCACCACTTCACCTCCCCGCATCCCGGCGGCGACGGCGCCGCCCGCGCCATCCGCAGCGCCCTCCTCGACGCCGGGCTCGCCCCCGAGGACGTCGACCACGTCAACGCGCACGGCACCTCCACCCCGCAGGGCGACCTCGCCGAGCACAACGCCCTCCACCAGGTCTTCCACCGCCCGCCCCCGGTCACCGCCGTCAAGGGCACCATCGGCCACGCCATCGGCGGCGCCGGCGCCATCGAGGCCGCCTGCACCGCCCTCACCCTGCGCCACCAGCTCATCCCGCCCACCGCCAACCTGCACACCCAGGACCCGGCGATCGACCTCGACGTCGTCGCCAAGTCCCCGCGTCCCACGCCGATGCGCGCCGCCATCAGCAGCTCGTTCGGCTTCGGCGGCCAGAACGCCGTACTCGCCCTCACCGCCGCCGAGTAGCCACCCCCACCGGGCCCACCCAGCGCCCGTGTCCAGCCGAAAGGTCCCGCCCGTGCCGGAAGTCCCGGAAGCGCCGCAGATCCCGGACGCCGTACCGCCCCTCGGCCGGGCGTGGTCCTGGCCGAACGCCGAGCAGATCCTCATCGGGGTCTTCGTCGCCGTCCCCTTCCTCGCGCTCCTCGCCGCCGTCCCGCTGGCCTGGCGCAACGGGCTCAGCCCGGTCGACGTCGTGCTCGCCGCCGTGTTCTACCTGGTCAGCGGGCTCGGCATCACCGTCGGGTTCCACCGGTACTTCACCCACGGCTCCTTCAAGGCGCGCCGCCCGCTGCGGATCGCACTCGCCGTCGCGGGGAGCCTCGCCGTGCAGGGGCCGCTGTTCACCTGGGTCGCCGACCACCGCAAGCACCACCGCTACTCCGACCGCGACGGCGACCCGCACTCGCCCTGGCGCTACGGCCGCACCCCCGGCGCGCTCGCCAAGGGCATGTTCCACGCCCACCTCGGCTGGCTGTTCGACACCGACCACGCCTCCACCGCCCAGTACGCGCCCGACCTGGAGCGGGACCCGGCGCTGCGGCTGATCTCCCGGGGCTTCGGGGTGTTCGTGGTGCTCTCGCTGGCGCTGCCCGCCCTGCTCGGGCTGCTGGTCACCGGGACCTGGGCGGGCGCGGCGACGGCGTTCTTCTGGGCCGGGCTGGTGCGGATCTGCCTGGTGCACCATGTGACCTGGTCCATCAACTCCATCTGCCACGCCGCCGGTTCGCATCCGTTCCGCAGCCGGGACCGCTCCGGCAACGTGTGGTGGCTGGCCCCGCTGTCGTTCGGCGAGTCCTGGCACAACCTCCACCACGCCGACCCGACCAGCGCCCGGCACGGCGTCCTCACCGGCCAACTGGACGCCAGCGCCCGGCTGATCCGCTGGTTCGAGGGGCTCGGCTGGGCCTACGACGTGCGCTGGCCGGACGCCGGCCGGATGCGGGCGCGACGCCGCGAGGGCAAAGCGCCGGAACCGGGAACCGGCGCGCGAGAATTGCGGTCTTAGGCACCGTCAACGACCGGGATCGGCCCGGTCGCGTGGAATCCGGGGAATCGAGACACATGTCCATCCGCATTCGTACGACTCCGCTGACCGTCACCGCCCTCGCCGCGGGCCTCGCCCTGGCCGCCGTCACCCCGGCGCTGGCGGGCACCACCTCCACCCCGGCCCGCCCCGCCGCCGCGACCTCCGCCCAGGGCGACCCGCGCAATGTCACCCAGCGGATCACCGACTTCTACGGCGCCTACATCGACGCCGTCTGGGACACCGAGGACCCGGCGGCGGGCGCCGACGCCAAGGCCCTGCGGAACTTCTACCTCTCCGCGTCCGCCCGCAAGAAGGTCGACGCCTGGGAGAAGAGGAACCACGCCGACGGCATCCTCTTCGCGCAGAACGTCCCCGTGAAGTGGAAGGTCGCCTACACCGGCTCCGGCATGGGCCACGCCACCGCCAGGGTCACGCTGACCTGGAGCGACGGCAAGCACCCCGAGGTCAGCCGGATCGACGTCCAGTCCGACCTGACGACGCGCAAGATCACGGATCTGAAGCCGGCGAAGTGATTCCCGTTCTCTCCGGGTGTGCGGTGTTTCCGGGGGGTACCCGGGGCGTGTCAAATCCACATAAGGACGGGAAGTCCTGAGACTGGCGTCCCGTCCCGGGAGGCGCGATCATGACGGAACGAATGCACACCACGATGGAGACGCACCCGGACGTCCTGGAGATGCGGGAGCGCTTCGTGCTCGCGGAGCGGGCGGCCGCGACGCAAGCGGGACAGGCCGTCGAGGCGATGGCCCTGATCACGGGGCTGTACATGGCGGCGTCCCCGTGGATCACGGGGTTCAACGGCCTCACCACCCTCGCGGTGACCAACCTGATCGCGGGCGTCGCCTACGCCCTGCTGATGAGCGGCTTCGGCCATGCCTACGAGCGCACCCACGCCCGCGCCTGGGCCGCCGCCCTCATCGGCATCTGGATGATCATCTCCCCCTGGGTGGTGGCGGGCAACGTCATCACGACCCGCACGATCATCAGCAACGTCGTCGCCGGAGCGGTGGGCCTGTGCCTGGCTCTGGCGGCCACAGCGGCCAACCGGGCCGGCGGCCCCCGCCACCGGAACCGGGCGGCCGGGATGATGGGCCGATAGAGAACCACACCGGCCGGGACCCGCGACAGCACGCGGGTCCCGGCCGATGGAGTGTCACGTCTCCGCGCCCTTCGCTAGGCGGACCGGATGCCGAGGTCGGCGAGGAGACCGCGGACACGTCGTTCGATGTCGTCACGGATGGGGCGGACGGCGGCCACGCCCTGTCCGGCG comes from the Streptomyces seoulensis genome and includes:
- a CDS encoding flavodoxin family protein, which produces MPTLLIIHHTPSPNCQELFEAVVSGATAPEIEGVRVVRRAALAATAADVLAADGYLLGTPANLGYMSGALKYFFDQIYYPCLDDTRGRPFGYWVHGGNDVTGAVRSIETVTTGLGWRRAAEPVTVTGTPGRDATEACWELGAVLAAGLAG
- a CDS encoding acetoacetate decarboxylase family protein, which encodes MRADGHAHRRPAPGGQDTDRRTTERLLRDGAREIAEVADGVRAVAERTADALLAPPHRRAARHPRTGLTARWALLRVLTDPRGLGAPAGAARRRLARLVGARRGGEPLAALMAVTSLRLRIAAVLTGHPELARDPGMRRLTEALGTKGDREAVRALRTLFRDPGAQRALAALTPVLDELLRVRALLDAEPIVRAEPEIHAGQGTAEAVSLTDREKQTLATEGSLLGFLRNIDTLAPEGRVLVQNVRGPDGVVRYVVQAPGTSSGRPRHGSRRDVVGAWREQLTADSPYTRALRPAIEEHGIPRGAELALIGHGEGGTALLNLARDAGFCRAYRLTHVIAVGAPDPAGRPADPRTWVGHVTNEHDLVPAAAPADPHPNRYDARYTGPTRAFPESHLLREYIGHLRTVAPEARAHLDEALTPFRGPVVRSQAYQLKDPAHPPEGHPFLTLPTSSVPTTTGPVGVPVRYQDTAAAHLCFPVDTEAVRALLPDVPWMRPSGIGPRTLAVLSLYEHRCSTLGPYTEIALSVPVDDLWRPRPADFATDLLRRADLRRTGRHVLSLAVTTEEARVAARELWGQPAIRAAAEVHLTGPRLRLSAPGLGIAVLGRLGPGVRCPEPDWALYGRRGDSTVRTAVRTSGRPRLHAGAGVRLRLDTAAAEPMAGQLRRLGIDTARPLFVVACPQFMVHRAAGAVLPR
- a CDS encoding beta-ketoacyl-[acyl-carrier-protein] synthase family protein — encoded protein: MQLVNAGQATRRAPVAVTGLGLVTPAGVGQAAAWEGLCAGTSTATADPGLDGLPVAFSCQVPDLDAPRLLGHRLSRRLDRFTTFALLAAREAVADAGLTPGDWDGPRIGIVMGVGTGSMQGWQAEFDRLAARVPDRVSPLALPRSVPNMAAAEIALDLGATGPNLVVSTACASGTSAIGLARELLLSGACDLVLAGGSESARLPMTAACFAQMRALSRRADAPHEASRPFDRDRDGFVLGEGAAVLVLERTADARARAARPTALVAGYGASCDAHHFTSPHPGGDGAARAIRSALLDAGLAPEDVDHVNAHGTSTPQGDLAEHNALHQVFHRPPPVTAVKGTIGHAIGGAGAIEAACTALTLRHQLIPPTANLHTQDPAIDLDVVAKSPRPTPMRAAISSSFGFGGQNAVLALTAAE
- a CDS encoding acyl-CoA desaturase, which translates into the protein MPEVPEAPQIPDAVPPLGRAWSWPNAEQILIGVFVAVPFLALLAAVPLAWRNGLSPVDVVLAAVFYLVSGLGITVGFHRYFTHGSFKARRPLRIALAVAGSLAVQGPLFTWVADHRKHHRYSDRDGDPHSPWRYGRTPGALAKGMFHAHLGWLFDTDHASTAQYAPDLERDPALRLISRGFGVFVVLSLALPALLGLLVTGTWAGAATAFFWAGLVRICLVHHVTWSINSICHAAGSHPFRSRDRSGNVWWLAPLSFGESWHNLHHADPTSARHGVLTGQLDASARLIRWFEGLGWAYDVRWPDAGRMRARRREGKAPEPGTGARELRS
- a CDS encoding SPW repeat protein codes for the protein MTERMHTTMETHPDVLEMRERFVLAERAAATQAGQAVEAMALITGLYMAASPWITGFNGLTTLAVTNLIAGVAYALLMSGFGHAYERTHARAWAAALIGIWMIISPWVVAGNVITTRTIISNVVAGAVGLCLALAATAANRAGGPRHRNRAAGMMGR